The nucleotide window GCGCGCGCCGCCCGGCTTTGAAAAGTCGCGGTCACTCCCGGAGCTCTCTCGGGCCCAGAGGTTCCTCGGAGCCCGCGGACGAACTCGCTTCCCGGCGGCAGCAGGTAGCGCGGACCCCGCGGTGGCCGGCCGGCGGCGGGTCTCCGCCGCCCCGACTCCGAAGACTGTCCCCTCCTCCGCTGCGAGGGGGAGGGGGCGCCCGGcagccgcggctcgcgctcgCCCAAGTTCAGCAACGGGTTCGAGCGAAGCGGAGCGCACGTCCTCCTGTCTCTGCCGCCTCCTTTTCTCTACCGCCGCCGCGGCAGCTTCCTTTGCAAAGGAAAGCTTTGCAAAAGTTCGCTCCGGGACCCGGCGGCCACTTGTCTCCTGTCCTCCTGGCTGGGAAACTTCTTGCCGCTGCAGCCGTTCTCCTGACTTCCCCGGGCGGACAGTGGCCGCTCTCCACGCTGTCAGCAGCGCTAGCGCAGCTGGGCTCTCTCCGCCTGGGGGCGGCTGGAGAAGGGGCTCTCCCGGCGCTCCCCAGAACACCAGCCCGGGAACCACAAGCACTAGCTCCGGGCCgttggagagaaaatggaaaaggaaataagattTGCAGTCCTTCCCAGCTGACTGTGCCTGTCTGCCTGCCTGCGGCCGCGTACCTCCACTCCCGCCTCACAGCTTCAGCCACACTCAGTGCAACTCTGAGCCCTTATCCAGCCCGAGCTCAACACTTATCTGCTACCAGTCAACCCCTAAAAATAGCCCATGATGTCACCCCAAGGCCTTCCCATTGGCTTGCGTCGCTCTCAGGAGGGCGGGCCCACCCGTCGCCATGGAGACCCCACCCTAGAAGATTCTTCTCTGGACCCGCGGAGGCTCACGGGATGAGGTAATGCTCTGTTGCCCTCCTACAGTTGggcccttctttctcctcctcccccccgcctccccctccaCGCGACTTGAGCCCCtgtcttccttctcccctccccggcGCGTCTTTCCCGGCCCGCCCGGTGCATTGTGGGCTGACGTCTTGGAGTTTGACTGCCTAGTGACGGTGGCTGCCGCGAGACGGGCGGACTCGGGCGCTCGCAGCCTCTGAAGGAAGCGGGCTGAAGTTCAGGGCTCGGGGCGGGAAGGCAGGGGATGCGGGACCCAGAAGGCGGGGGAACCGGGCCAGGTGTCTGGGGCTGAGGGCGCGGGGCGGGTGGTATTTCCCCACTTCAGGGCTCGATGTCATTTCGCCGCCGCGAGGGGCGGGCCGGCAGAGCGCCCGGGTCCCGGTCCCCCCCCGCACTTCCGGGGGGGCGGGAGCACCGCCCTTAAGGTGGCTCTGTTAAGTCTCCTGTGGGGACGAGTGAAAGTGGGTTTTTAAGTTTAGGGGCGGTTCTTGCGAGTCGGCCCCCCACGTTGAGAACGCTCTGAAGTTTGTCTCCTGATCAAGTTCAAGAGCGACTGTCCGGCTGCACCTGGAAGCCGAGTGATTTGCATTGCTTGAAACCTGGTGTTCAGCTAAGTCCCCGCCgcaccccacctcaccctccTGACCGTGGGAGAAAGGGTGCGGGGGTTCACAGCTTTGCCTCGGAGAGGAGGTTTCTTACAGGAGGTGGAATTAGCGGGCAGCTCGGTGTCTAGTTGGGAACGAGCGTTTAGGGAATCCGAAACTCGGGGAACCCGGTGATCGCCTACTCCCCGCCCCCGCACAAGATGCATAGACACACCACACATCCCACgtacacacgaacacacacacacacacacacacacacacacacacacaccccactcctCCCGTCCTGATTTGCTTCCGGGAAAACTAGTCCGAGAGCAGCAGACACTTGCCAAAAGTCACACAGCGAGTCAGGAGTAGAATCAAGATTTAAAATTTCTCCGCTCCCGGCCGGCCGGTGGGCCCATATCCTGTGTAGCCTCTAGGAAGCGCTAGACCCATGTAAGTGGTTCCTTTTCTGTGGTTGTTATTTtattctcccccaacccctcaccCCTTAGGGACAAAAGTGTATGGTGGGAAGAATAGCGAAGTCGGGAATCGTGGGTTCTCTCGTGGCCAGCGCTGCCACGTTGTGAAGTGAGCAAATCAGAGAacttctttgagcttcagttccctcatctgcagGTGGGGCTGGTGAGACCCACCTTACTGGGCTGAGTTAGCATAGAGTCATCGCCTCCAGGGCTAGGAGGTGGTCTCCATCAGCCCCCTTCTCTGCCCTTCTTCGGAGTTTCCCAGAGCGTCGATGGAATGCCAGGATGTAAGAGTGTGACTTGGCAGGACCAGGTGGACTGATGCTGCGAGGAGCAGTTAGGGCAGGAGGGTGAGGGAGGAAAGGGTCAGAAGTCGGTTCCTTCCAGGGTTCTCTCCAGGACTGGGGCTTGAAGTTGGACCTGCAGCAGCTTATGTTCCTAGGTTCTAATTCTGGCTTTTCAGCTTCTGAGCTTGGGGGAATTCAGCCTTGGGTTCATAGCCCAGAGCTTTAAGGTATTTGTGGCTTTGAGAGTTCAGATCCAACAGCCCGACAGCAGCTGGTGTCAGGGAAATCTTGACAGCTTTCCTTTACTCCAGCACTTGCCTCTCATTGCCTTGTGCAGCAGGGGAAAACAGTAGCTACTGGGAGCCAGGCACTGAACTGGGTGGGGGTAAGGGTACAGTGATGACACGAGCCGGTTACTTTCCTCAAGGAGGGAACATTCTGCTCTATATTGTTGCCCTGAATCGTTTTCTTCTGTAATCAGGGAGctggtgtttttaaaataattttaatgataacAGTAATAAGATTGAATGTCATGTATTAAACACCTACCATCAGCCCGGCATTCACCAGAGCAATTTATATAGTTTTCCCTACAACTGTCTTGGGCTACATATAGTATTATCTGGATTTAGTATATGAGGAactaggcccagagaggttaagtatccTGCTTAGGTCACACAGGCAACTGGAAGTAGACTTCAGGTGTGTGTTACATTCCCTTTTTATATCTTCTCTGCTGAGGGAGACTCTTGTAAAGTATTGGTTGTCTGCAGAGGAAACGGCCCTTGGATGGTGGGATGGAAGAAATTGTCTTGCCCGATTCTCTGTAGCTCCTTTCAAAGCCTCCTTTCAGAGCTCCTGTATTTAGAAACTTCAAAACTTAGGactttacataaatatatatcttttgcCTAAGTGTTCTGTGTGTTCCACTCTGCCTTATGTGGTTTAGTAGGCTGATTTTCTCCTTATGTTGAGAAATAGCATATTTCATCCAAAAAATAACAGATCTTTTCATGTTAACGCCCTTGCTTGGAAGCCTTCATTGGCTTCCCCTCACAACCAGGAGAGGGTTCGGATGCCTTTGCGGGGGAGAGGGCGCCTTTCACAACCTAGCTCCTGCTGTCCAGCCCCATCC belongs to Pseudorca crassidens isolate mPseCra1 chromosome 2, mPseCra1.hap1, whole genome shotgun sequence and includes:
- the LOC137208871 gene encoding uncharacterized protein, with product MATGGSGGTRPQAGRQAQSAGKDCKSYFLFHFLSNGPELVLVVPGLVFWGAPGEPLLQPPPGGESPAALALLTAWRAATVRPGKSGERLQRQEVSQPGGQETSGRRVPERTFAKLSFAKEAAAAAVEKRRRQRQEDVRSASLEPVAELGRARAAAAGRPLPLAAEEGTVFGVGAAETRRRPATAGSALPAAAGKRVRPRAPRNLWARESSGSDRDFSKPGGARERTSKSAGGVLTLRSPVASR